A region of Lichenibacterium dinghuense DNA encodes the following proteins:
- a CDS encoding branched-chain amino acid ABC transporter permease, with product MAVSSILARPAAAVTSPWLLAAVRHRFLLAAAALLLMPALVPFTALATSILVYGLYAVGFNLMFGYLGALSFGHAALFGAGAYGCGIVLASLGWPWWLALAAGTASGFAMAAALGTIAIRARGIYFSMVTLALAQCVYYAFYQAAGVTGGENGLMLPALGRIRVAGLALDGDAPLTRYYIVAAFVILALFALSRILASPFGAALEAVRENEARARASGYDVAATRLLAFALSGAFCGLAGALQALQLSIVPIETLSIDTSGLAVMMCLLGGAGTYFGPFVGAAAFLLLEASVSVWTVHWQLAVGAVFVACVLFFRRGLWGSVVAWVGR from the coding sequence GTGGCGGTCTCATCCATCCTCGCGCGTCCCGCGGCGGCCGTCACGTCCCCATGGCTGCTGGCGGCAGTGCGGCACCGCTTCCTGCTCGCGGCCGCCGCCCTGCTGCTCATGCCGGCGCTGGTGCCCTTCACCGCGTTGGCGACTAGCATCCTGGTCTACGGGCTCTACGCGGTGGGCTTCAACCTGATGTTCGGCTACCTGGGCGCGCTGTCGTTCGGCCACGCGGCGCTGTTCGGGGCGGGAGCTTACGGTTGCGGCATCGTGCTCGCGAGCCTCGGCTGGCCGTGGTGGCTCGCGCTCGCAGCGGGTACAGCGAGTGGGTTCGCCATGGCAGCCGCGCTCGGCACGATCGCGATCCGTGCCCGCGGCATATACTTCTCCATGGTGACGCTGGCACTCGCCCAATGCGTCTACTACGCCTTCTACCAAGCGGCGGGCGTGACGGGCGGCGAGAACGGCCTGATGCTGCCAGCCCTCGGGCGCATCCGCGTCGCCGGCCTCGCGCTCGACGGTGACGCTCCGCTCACACGCTACTACATCGTCGCCGCCTTCGTGATCCTGGCGCTGTTCGCCCTGTCGCGCATCCTCGCCTCGCCTTTCGGCGCGGCGCTGGAAGCCGTGCGCGAGAACGAGGCCCGCGCCCGTGCGTCCGGCTACGACGTCGCGGCGACACGGCTCCTCGCCTTCGCGCTGTCGGGCGCTTTCTGCGGCCTCGCCGGCGCGCTTCAGGCCCTGCAGCTGTCGATCGTGCCGATCGAGACTCTGTCGATCGACACCTCGGGACTCGCCGTCATGATGTGCCTGCTCGGCGGGGCGGGCACCTATTTCGGTCCCTTCGTCGGGGCCGCGGCCTTCCTGCTGCTGGAAGCTTCGGTGTCGGTCTGGACCGTCCACTGGCAACTCGCGGTCGGCGCGGTCTTTGTTGCCTGCGTTCTGTTCTTCCGGCGCGGCCTGTGGGGTAGCGTCGTCGCCTGGGTCGGCCGATGA
- a CDS encoding branched-chain amino acid ABC transporter permease, with product MLDGLTWDLVALQLFTGLALGAVYVLLAVGLSLIFGMLTVVNFAHGAFYLVGAYVGYEVLTLGGSFWLSLAVVPAAVGLLGLAVERVLIRPLYGRSVDDPLLLTFGLGYVITELVRIAFGKSGLPFDTPDALQGAADIGIGFFPLYRLFVMAVTAAVLLALWVALERTRFGLIIRAGARDPVIVRVLGVDVATVWLAVFGIGTAIAGLAGLMAAPLQGVAPEMGSTILAEAFVVTVVGGMGSLAGAVAAGLVVGVVVSMTSLVAPEMAKVSIFALMAVVLLVRPQGFFGRAGLMSG from the coding sequence ATGCTCGACGGCCTGACCTGGGATCTCGTCGCCCTCCAGCTCTTCACGGGGCTGGCGCTCGGCGCCGTCTACGTCCTGCTCGCCGTCGGCCTGTCTCTCATCTTCGGCATGCTGACGGTGGTCAACTTCGCGCACGGCGCCTTCTACCTGGTCGGTGCCTACGTGGGCTACGAGGTGCTGACGCTCGGAGGAAGCTTCTGGCTGAGCCTCGCCGTCGTGCCGGCCGCCGTGGGCCTTTTGGGCCTCGCGGTCGAGCGGGTGCTGATCCGCCCCCTCTACGGGCGCAGCGTCGACGACCCACTGCTGCTGACCTTCGGCCTTGGCTACGTCATCACCGAACTGGTCCGCATCGCCTTCGGCAAATCGGGCCTGCCTTTCGACACGCCCGACGCGCTGCAGGGCGCGGCCGATATCGGCATCGGCTTCTTCCCGCTCTATCGCCTGTTCGTCATGGCCGTGACGGCGGCCGTTCTGCTGGCGCTGTGGGTGGCCCTGGAGCGGACGCGCTTCGGCCTAATCATCCGCGCTGGCGCGCGCGATCCTGTCATCGTGCGCGTGCTCGGCGTCGACGTCGCCACCGTGTGGCTCGCCGTGTTCGGCATCGGCACGGCCATCGCCGGTCTCGCGGGCCTGATGGCGGCCCCACTTCAGGGCGTCGCCCCCGAGATGGGCTCGACGATCCTGGCCGAAGCCTTCGTGGTGACCGTGGTGGGCGGCATGGGATCGCTGGCGGGCGCCGTGGCGGCGGGGCTGGTCGTGGGCGTGGTGGTCTCGATGACGTCCCTGGTCGCGCCCGAGATGGCCAAAGTGTCGATCTTCGCCCTGATGGCGGTCGTGCTGCTGGTGCGCCCGCAGGGGTTCTTCGGCCGCGCCGGGCTGATGAGCGGCTGA